Proteins found in one Candidatus Hydrogenedentota bacterium genomic segment:
- a CDS encoding Zn-dependent exopeptidase M28, with amino-acid sequence PKTEALNLCAPLPARDTARQRILLVGHADGAYEWRLHRCFPRLFPYFSIPLILAFLYLLGTTLASAVTGGVFSGDVFWEWLGLSHAFVLPALLLGLLYTNFKVVSPGAADNLSGSLCVTTLVKWLKQSNLALKNTEITAIVTGCEEAGLEGAKAYVRAHRKELDPKTTVAIAVDTVSEFAQLAVYTKDLNGRVKHDKKVCALIRDAGKKCGVDLPDASITVGASDAAAFTQAGIPAAAICAMDHAPAHYYHNRRDLPEIVENACLAKTLQLLWQVCLDYDQSAE; translated from the coding sequence CCCCAAGACCGAGGCGCTCAACCTCTGTGCGCCCCTGCCTGCCCGTGACACAGCGCGCCAACGCATTCTCCTTGTAGGTCACGCTGACGGCGCTTATGAATGGCGGCTCCATCGTTGCTTCCCGCGCCTCTTCCCCTATTTCAGCATTCCCCTTATCTTGGCCTTTCTCTATCTGCTCGGCACAACCCTCGCCTCTGCCGTGACGGGCGGCGTATTTTCAGGCGATGTCTTTTGGGAATGGCTCGGCCTCTCTCACGCCTTTGTCTTGCCCGCCCTGTTGCTGGGTCTCCTCTACACCAACTTCAAGGTGGTATCGCCGGGAGCCGCCGACAATCTGAGCGGTTCCCTTTGTGTGACGACGCTGGTCAAATGGCTGAAACAGTCCAATCTTGCCCTGAAAAACACGGAGATCACCGCCATTGTGACCGGCTGCGAAGAGGCGGGCCTTGAAGGGGCGAAAGCCTATGTGCGCGCCCATCGCAAGGAATTGGATCCCAAGACGACCGTCGCCATCGCCGTCGATACCGTCTCCGAGTTCGCCCAACTCGCCGTATATACCAAGGATTTAAACGGCCGGGTCAAGCACGACAAAAAGGTCTGTGCCCTTATCCGCGACGCCGGGAAAAAATGCGGCGTAGATCTGCCCGATGCATCGATCACGGTCGGCGCGAGCGACGCCGCCGCGTTCACCCAAGCGGGGATCCCCGCTGCCGCCATCTGCGCCATGGATCATGCCCCCGCCCATTATTATCATAACCGCCGCGATCTGCCCGAAATAGTGGAAAATGCCTGTTTGGCGAAGACACTGCAACTCCTCTGGCAGGTTTGCTTGGACTACGATCAAAGCGCTGAATAA